The following are encoded together in the Paraburkholderia sp. BL10I2N1 genome:
- a CDS encoding TetR family transcriptional regulator has protein sequence MKMGSKAAEPDNHGIVSEARRKYDPEETKRNILDVATQEFSAMGLTGARVDAIAERTNTTKRMLYYYFGSKEGLYEAVLDKVYGDIRALEQDLHIDELDPREGLRKLVEFTFDYHDKHRDFVRLVNIENIHGAKYIEQMKTFKSRNASVVRTIEDLLGRGVAAGQFRGDVDAIDLHLMISSLCFHRVANRHTFGAAFGRDPSHPRLRARHRAMVVDAILRFVKQEN, from the coding sequence ATGAAAATGGGAAGCAAGGCCGCCGAGCCCGACAACCACGGCATCGTGTCCGAAGCCCGGCGCAAGTACGATCCCGAAGAGACAAAGCGCAACATCCTCGACGTCGCAACGCAGGAATTCTCCGCGATGGGTCTCACCGGCGCCCGCGTCGATGCTATCGCGGAGCGCACGAACACCACCAAGCGCATGCTCTACTACTACTTCGGCAGCAAGGAAGGGTTGTACGAGGCCGTGCTCGACAAGGTGTACGGCGACATCCGCGCGCTGGAGCAGGATCTGCACATCGATGAACTGGATCCGCGCGAAGGCCTGCGCAAGCTCGTCGAATTCACGTTCGACTATCACGACAAGCATCGCGATTTCGTTCGCCTCGTCAACATCGAGAACATTCACGGCGCGAAATACATCGAGCAGATGAAGACGTTCAAGAGCCGCAATGCAAGCGTGGTGAGAACGATTGAAGATCTGCTCGGGCGCGGCGTGGCGGCGGGACAGTTCCGCGGCGACGTCGATGCCATCGATCTGCATCTGATGATCAGTTCGCTGTGCTTTCACCGCGTCGCGAACCGTCACACGTTTGGCGCGGCGTTCGGTCGCGATCCCTCGCATCCGCGTCTGCGGGCGCGGCATCGGGCGATGGTCGTCGACGCGATATTGCGCTTTGTGAAGCAGGAAAACTAG
- a CDS encoding FAD-binding oxidoreductase, with protein MQSFYEATVARPARPPLTGKRSAEVCIVGAGLAGLSTALGLVERGVREVVVLEAKQVGFGASGRNGGFVFGGYSLDCADLLKALGPQRARELYTLTTDAVDLMRKRIERYRIDCDDTHAGVILANWFDEPARLEAQRRLMKESFGVDWEPVGNAELAERLKTRRYHGGLLEHNAFHFHPLKYVLGVARAAVDAGVDVYEQSPVIGLHRQGSGFLVETANGAIDAKHVVMAGGGYARNVYRRVERAVLPIATYVMATEPLGPRLKDAIDCASAIYDTRFAFDYYRPLPDTRILWGGRISVLDRQPEVIARLLRRDLLKVYPQLHDVRIDYAWGGLMSYARHKMPQIGQSADGVWYAVGFGGHGMAPTTASGELLAAAISGERPVPEAFGSFGLTRTFGALGLAAAQLTYTTMQTRDALAARNTQNRQTS; from the coding sequence ATGCAAAGCTTTTACGAAGCAACCGTCGCCCGTCCTGCACGGCCGCCGCTGACCGGCAAACGCAGCGCCGAGGTGTGTATCGTCGGTGCGGGTCTCGCCGGCCTGTCGACTGCGCTGGGTCTTGTCGAGCGTGGCGTGCGCGAAGTAGTCGTGCTGGAAGCGAAGCAGGTTGGCTTCGGTGCGTCGGGACGCAATGGCGGCTTTGTCTTCGGCGGCTATAGCCTCGACTGCGCGGACCTGCTAAAGGCGCTCGGCCCGCAACGCGCGCGCGAACTCTACACACTTACTACCGATGCGGTCGATCTGATGCGCAAGCGTATCGAGCGCTATCGCATCGACTGCGACGACACGCATGCCGGCGTGATCCTCGCGAACTGGTTCGATGAACCCGCGCGCCTCGAGGCGCAGCGGCGTCTGATGAAAGAGTCATTCGGGGTCGACTGGGAACCGGTGGGCAATGCGGAGCTTGCCGAGCGGCTGAAGACGCGCCGTTATCACGGCGGCCTGCTCGAACATAACGCGTTCCATTTCCATCCGCTGAAATACGTGCTTGGCGTGGCGAGAGCCGCTGTCGACGCCGGCGTCGACGTCTACGAGCAATCGCCCGTCATCGGTCTTCATCGGCAAGGCAGCGGCTTTCTGGTCGAAACCGCGAACGGCGCGATCGACGCGAAGCACGTCGTCATGGCAGGTGGCGGCTATGCGCGCAACGTCTATCGACGCGTGGAGCGTGCCGTGCTGCCTATCGCAACGTATGTGATGGCCACTGAACCGCTCGGCCCGCGTCTGAAGGATGCGATCGATTGCGCATCGGCAATCTACGACACGCGCTTCGCTTTCGACTACTACCGGCCCCTGCCCGACACGCGCATCCTGTGGGGCGGCCGCATTTCCGTGCTCGACCGCCAGCCGGAAGTGATCGCACGCCTGCTGCGGCGCGATCTGCTGAAGGTGTATCCGCAACTGCACGACGTGCGCATCGACTACGCGTGGGGTGGCCTGATGAGCTACGCGCGGCACAAGATGCCGCAGATCGGCCAGAGCGCGGATGGTGTCTGGTACGCGGTCGGCTTTGGCGGACATGGCATGGCGCCCACCACCGCGTCAGGCGAACTGCTGGCGGCCGCCATCTCCGGCGAGCGGCCGGTGCCCGAAGCCTTCGGCAGTTTTGGATTGACCCGCACCTTCGGCGCGCTTGGTCTCGCGGCTGCGCAGCTCACCTATACGACGATGCAAACGCGCGACGCGCTCGCTGCGCGGAACACACAGAACAGGCAGACATCCTGA
- a CDS encoding anti-sigma factor, with product MNLHRYPELMDRLAAEFVIGTLRGGARRRFQRYADHDPVIRGALQDWERRLAPMAELGPAATPPTRVWQAIEEQLGFAARRQLESRAAEAARPTPAAQSERRPWFESLSFWRGWAIGVTALAAIAFVLAVRSILPLSPTQPTPPTVAQQPESEISHVAVLDNKDAQAVMLISWDPVHAKVKLHRLTDAAPPAGRSMQLWGLPANGHPVSLGVMPDHGDATMPAGEQQPQQYPVLAVSIEPSGGSPNPNGPTGPVVFTGKLLPVS from the coding sequence ATGAATCTGCATCGGTATCCCGAACTGATGGATCGCCTCGCCGCCGAATTTGTGATCGGCACGCTGCGCGGCGGCGCCCGCCGCAGGTTTCAACGCTATGCCGACCACGATCCGGTGATCCGGGGCGCGCTGCAGGACTGGGAACGGCGGCTCGCGCCGATGGCCGAACTGGGGCCCGCCGCCACGCCGCCGACGCGGGTCTGGCAAGCCATCGAGGAACAACTGGGATTCGCCGCACGTCGTCAGCTTGAGTCGCGCGCGGCCGAAGCTGCGCGTCCGACGCCAGCCGCGCAGTCCGAACGGCGCCCATGGTTTGAAAGTCTTTCGTTCTGGCGCGGCTGGGCGATCGGTGTCACCGCACTCGCCGCGATTGCTTTCGTGCTCGCGGTGCGTAGCATCCTGCCGCTTTCACCGACCCAGCCGACGCCGCCTACCGTTGCGCAACAGCCTGAAAGCGAGATTTCGCACGTCGCCGTGCTGGACAACAAGGACGCGCAGGCGGTGATGCTGATCTCGTGGGACCCAGTCCACGCGAAGGTCAAGCTGCACCGGCTCACCGACGCCGCGCCGCCGGCAGGCCGCTCGATGCAGCTATGGGGCTTGCCGGCGAATGGCCATCCGGTGTCGCTCGGGGTGATGCCGGATCACGGCGACGCCACGATGCCGGCCGGCGAGCAGCAGCCTCAGCAATATCCCGTGCTGGCGGTGTCGATCGAACCGTCGGGCGGCTCGCCGAATCCGAATGGACCGACAGGACCCGTCGTGTTCACCGGCAAACTTCTGCCGGTTTCCTGA
- a CDS encoding sigma-70 family RNA polymerase sigma factor encodes MTANPQESTPETLVALLERVAGEDASALRELYDVASPKLFGLALRILSKPEWAEEVLQDSFVNIWRFAGDYRRGLSAPMTWMSAIVRNRAFDQLRRVNATETEWNDMLDELVASGDPTPEELSSMSAEARQLARCMETLEPVQRQAVALAYLRDQSHSEIAEVLTVPLGTVKSWIRRGLQKLKTCLGGV; translated from the coding sequence ATGACTGCCAACCCACAGGAATCGACACCGGAAACGCTTGTCGCCTTGCTCGAGCGAGTCGCCGGTGAAGATGCGTCGGCGTTGCGGGAGCTGTATGACGTCGCGTCGCCGAAACTGTTTGGCCTCGCCCTCCGTATATTGAGCAAACCCGAGTGGGCCGAGGAGGTGCTGCAGGACAGTTTCGTCAATATCTGGCGCTTCGCGGGCGACTACCGCCGTGGCTTGTCAGCGCCGATGACGTGGATGTCCGCCATTGTGAGAAACCGTGCCTTCGACCAGCTGAGGCGGGTCAACGCGACGGAAACCGAATGGAACGATATGTTGGATGAGCTGGTCGCGTCAGGCGACCCGACCCCCGAGGAACTGTCATCGATGAGTGCTGAAGCGCGCCAGCTCGCGCGCTGCATGGAAACGCTCGAACCGGTGCAGCGGCAGGCGGTGGCGCTCGCGTATCTGCGCGACCAGAGCCATAGCGAGATCGCCGAGGTTCTGACCGTGCCGCTCGGCACCGTCAAGTCGTGGATCCGGCGCGGCCTCCAGAAGCTCAAGACCTGTCTCGGGGGTGTCTGA
- a CDS encoding zinc-binding alcohol dehydrogenase family protein: MHGVSEPVYVMPYLSCGHCIACRQGKTNCCVNIQVLGVHRDGAFTEYLSLPAQFVHKAEGVSLDEAAMVEFLAIGAHAARRGDVKAGERVLVVGTGPIGMAAILFARLRGANVTALDTRQDRLDFCRRELGVNAAVRIGDNDKAELSQLTDGEFFDVVFDATCNAKAMERGFEFIAHGRRYVLISIVRDNISFPDPEFHKREATLLSSRNATAKDFETVLAAIRAGKVPGAALNTHRLQLADVPTQFPGLLDAKAGVVKAIVEC; this comes from the coding sequence ATTCACGGAGTATCTGAGCCTGTCTACGTCATGCCCTATCTGTCGTGCGGTCACTGTATCGCTTGCCGGCAAGGCAAGACCAATTGCTGTGTCAATATCCAGGTGCTCGGCGTCCATCGCGACGGCGCATTCACGGAGTATCTGAGCCTGCCTGCGCAGTTCGTGCACAAGGCCGAAGGCGTATCGCTCGACGAAGCCGCGATGGTCGAATTTCTCGCGATCGGCGCCCATGCGGCCCGGCGGGGCGACGTGAAGGCAGGCGAGCGTGTGCTGGTTGTCGGGACCGGGCCGATCGGCATGGCCGCGATTCTGTTCGCGCGTTTGCGCGGCGCGAACGTGACGGCACTCGATACGCGCCAGGACCGGCTAGACTTCTGCAGGCGCGAACTGGGTGTGAACGCAGCGGTGCGAATCGGGGACAACGACAAGGCCGAGCTTTCGCAGCTAACCGACGGCGAATTCTTCGACGTCGTGTTCGATGCCACCTGCAATGCAAAAGCGATGGAACGGGGTTTCGAATTCATCGCGCATGGCAGGCGCTACGTGCTGATCTCGATCGTGCGCGACAACATCTCCTTTCCCGACCCTGAGTTTCACAAACGCGAAGCAACCCTGCTCAGCAGCCGCAATGCAACAGCCAAAGACTTCGAAACAGTGCTCGCGGCGATACGCGCAGGCAAGGTGCCGGGCGCGGCGCTCAATACACATCGTCTGCAACTGGCTGACGTGCCCACGCAATTCCCAGGGTTGCTCGATGCGAAGGCGGGTGTGGTGAAGGCGATCGTCGAGTGTTGA
- a CDS encoding LysR family transcriptional regulator: protein MKNTLNVLMSRLRMRQLQLLIALDDHKSLHKAAGAMSMTQSAASKALHELESMLEAPLFERAKSGLIPNQFGHCVIRYARLLATDLTSLCQDLAEIRSGKGGRLAIGTIMGAIPDVVVPILDELHRSQLNLSIEIVEDTSARMLMLLDEGRLDLVIGRSIVSDEPARYHYRPLGDEPLSVVVGYGHRRMAAKEMGLQDLNGYRWVTYPGHMPLHALLERELDLAGLSMPANPISTASTFVTVALLQHSADLVSLLPTDIAELFVRKKMLRILPVTLKSPSPTFGIVTRKGGVLSPPAQAFIQRLRDGARAR, encoded by the coding sequence ATGAAGAACACCCTGAACGTGCTGATGTCGAGGCTGCGGATGAGACAGCTGCAACTGCTCATCGCGCTCGACGATCACAAGTCTTTGCATAAGGCGGCGGGTGCGATGTCGATGACGCAGTCAGCGGCGAGCAAGGCGCTGCACGAACTCGAATCGATGCTGGAGGCGCCGCTTTTCGAGCGCGCGAAGAGCGGTCTCATTCCGAATCAGTTCGGGCATTGCGTGATTCGCTATGCGCGACTCCTCGCGACGGATCTGACGTCGCTCTGCCAGGACCTGGCGGAAATCCGTTCGGGTAAAGGCGGGCGTCTTGCGATCGGCACGATCATGGGCGCGATTCCGGACGTAGTCGTCCCCATTCTCGATGAACTGCATAGAAGCCAGCTGAACCTGTCGATCGAGATCGTCGAGGATACGAGCGCGCGGATGCTGATGCTCCTCGACGAAGGCCGGCTGGATCTCGTGATCGGGCGGTCGATCGTCAGCGACGAGCCTGCGCGTTACCACTACCGGCCCTTGGGCGATGAACCGCTGTCGGTCGTGGTGGGCTATGGCCATCGGCGCATGGCGGCGAAGGAGATGGGGTTGCAGGACCTCAACGGCTATCGATGGGTGACGTACCCTGGCCACATGCCGTTGCATGCGCTGCTGGAGCGCGAACTCGATCTCGCCGGGCTGAGCATGCCCGCGAACCCGATCTCGACCGCATCGACATTCGTGACGGTCGCGCTGCTTCAGCACAGCGCCGATCTGGTTTCACTGCTGCCGACCGATATCGCTGAACTGTTCGTGCGCAAGAAGATGCTGCGGATCCTGCCCGTCACATTGAAGTCGCCATCGCCGACGTTTGGCATCGTGACGCGCAAGGGCGGCGTGCTTTCTCCACCCGCGCAGGCCTTCATTCAACGCCTGCGCGATGGGGCACGGGCGCGCTGA
- a CDS encoding LacI family DNA-binding transcriptional regulator, with protein sequence MTTLNEVALHAGVTPATVSNVLRNRGRVGAATRERVLEAIRELGYRPHLAARALAEGRAPTFALMVSSIANPFYPEFTLAAERAARTSGHFLIVCNTNDDQQIGRAYLEQIAGTLSEGLLVTNAELAFDDLRATAERGTPVVLCMWERPDDPPDLPCVAVDFSLAGSLAAQHLLELGHTRVGALVGSKSHDQDKWPCGIHGARRDGFVATFNAAGVGPLVAEFTCESDTIRGGYDAARQLLETHPEITAIFGTNDLPALGAMHAAADLGLSVPEDLSVIGITDIQLARDSRPALSTVAVPTEEAARMAVDLLRELIERAPHDTRANPGSVPMLVTSAPVLVPRASTAPPRRVAGAQRARAPSRRR encoded by the coding sequence ATGACCACGCTCAATGAAGTCGCCCTCCACGCAGGCGTCACGCCCGCGACGGTCTCCAACGTGCTGCGCAATCGCGGCCGGGTTGGCGCGGCGACGCGCGAACGCGTGCTCGAAGCGATCAGGGAGTTAGGTTATCGCCCTCACCTCGCGGCGCGCGCACTGGCCGAAGGCCGGGCACCAACATTCGCGCTGATGGTATCGAGCATCGCCAATCCGTTCTACCCGGAATTTACCCTTGCCGCCGAGCGCGCCGCGCGCACCAGCGGGCACTTCCTGATCGTGTGCAACACCAACGACGACCAGCAGATCGGCCGCGCGTACCTCGAACAGATTGCGGGCACGTTATCGGAAGGCTTGCTCGTGACGAACGCCGAACTGGCGTTCGACGATCTGCGCGCAACCGCCGAACGCGGCACGCCGGTCGTGCTGTGCATGTGGGAACGCCCCGACGATCCGCCGGATCTGCCGTGCGTCGCGGTCGATTTCAGCCTCGCGGGATCGCTTGCCGCCCAACACCTGCTTGAGCTTGGGCATACGCGCGTGGGCGCGCTCGTCGGCAGCAAGAGCCACGACCAGGACAAATGGCCTTGCGGGATTCATGGCGCGCGTCGGGACGGATTTGTGGCGACCTTCAATGCAGCAGGCGTCGGTCCGCTGGTTGCGGAATTCACCTGCGAGTCGGACACGATACGCGGTGGCTACGACGCGGCACGGCAACTGCTCGAGACGCATCCCGAGATCACGGCGATTTTCGGCACGAACGACCTGCCCGCCCTCGGCGCGATGCACGCCGCCGCCGACTTGGGGTTGTCGGTGCCGGAAGATCTGTCGGTGATCGGCATTACCGACATCCAGCTTGCACGTGATTCACGCCCTGCGTTGTCGACGGTTGCCGTGCCGACCGAGGAAGCGGCGCGCATGGCGGTCGACTTGCTGCGCGAACTGATCGAGCGCGCGCCACACGATACGCGTGCGAACCCGGGCTCCGTGCCGATGCTGGTAACGTCTGCGCCCGTGCTGGTGCCACGCGCATCCACCGCGCCGCCGCGCCGCGTGGCAGGCGCTCAGCGCGCCCGTGCCCCATCGCGCAGGCGTTGA
- the ugpC gene encoding sn-glycerol-3-phosphate ABC transporter ATP-binding protein UgpC encodes MASISLKAVHKAYGDHPPVIRGVDLEIGENEFCVFLGPSGCGKSTLLRMIAGLEDVTDGDLYIGGRLVNEVPAAERGVAMVFQSYALFPHMSVYENMAFGLKLAKKPRDEIDRKVREAARVLQLEALLERKPRALSGGQRQRVAIGRAIVREPGVFLFDEPLSNLDATLRGQTRIEIARLHKQFAKASVVYVTHDQIEAMTLADRIVLLHASKDTERHGSIAQVGSPLELYHRPKSRFVAGFIGSPRMNFLPATVAALNAQHVRITLSHTGESLDVPVEAGTLTVGQPVTLGIRPEHLETQTVAHATGAPSATAATQLIHRSVTLIEQLGEHSYLHLDQPGGDVLIAKAPGDIAVQSGERLGFNVPAASCHLFTEDGFALTHRADTSNHSVTQLA; translated from the coding sequence ATGGCCAGTATCTCGTTGAAAGCAGTGCACAAAGCGTACGGCGACCATCCGCCGGTGATCCGCGGCGTGGATCTGGAGATCGGCGAAAACGAATTCTGCGTGTTCCTCGGGCCGTCGGGCTGCGGCAAGTCCACCTTGCTGCGGATGATCGCCGGTCTGGAGGATGTCACCGACGGCGACCTGTACATCGGCGGCCGGCTTGTCAACGAGGTGCCCGCGGCGGAGCGCGGCGTGGCGATGGTGTTCCAGAGCTACGCGCTGTTCCCGCATATGAGCGTGTACGAGAACATGGCGTTCGGACTCAAGCTCGCGAAAAAGCCCAGGGACGAAATTGACCGCAAGGTCAGGGAAGCCGCGCGCGTGCTGCAACTCGAAGCGTTGCTCGAGCGTAAGCCGCGCGCGCTGTCGGGTGGGCAGCGCCAGCGCGTGGCGATCGGCCGCGCGATCGTGCGTGAGCCGGGCGTGTTCCTGTTCGACGAGCCGTTGTCGAATCTCGATGCCACCTTGCGCGGCCAGACGCGTATCGAAATCGCGCGGTTGCACAAGCAGTTCGCGAAGGCAAGCGTGGTGTACGTGACGCATGACCAGATCGAGGCGATGACGCTTGCCGACCGCATCGTGCTGCTGCATGCGAGCAAGGATACGGAGCGCCACGGCAGCATTGCACAGGTCGGCTCGCCGCTCGAGTTGTATCACCGGCCGAAGAGCCGCTTCGTCGCGGGTTTCATCGGTTCGCCGCGCATGAATTTTCTGCCTGCGACGGTCGCGGCGCTCAATGCGCAACACGTACGGATCACGCTTTCACACACGGGTGAATCGCTCGACGTGCCGGTCGAGGCGGGGACGCTCACCGTCGGGCAACCGGTCACGCTGGGTATCCGGCCCGAACATCTCGAGACTCAGACCGTTGCACACGCAACCGGCGCGCCTTCGGCGACGGCGGCCACCCAGTTGATTCATCGCAGCGTGACGCTGATCGAACAGCTTGGCGAGCACAGCTATCTGCATCTCGATCAGCCGGGCGGCGACGTGCTGATCGCCAAGGCGCCCGGCGACATCGCGGTGCAGAGCGGTGAGCGTCTCGGTTTCAACGTCCCGGCTGCGTCGTGTCATCTCTTCACCGAGGATGGTTTCGCGCTGACGCATCGCGCGGACACCTCGAATCATTCCGTCACTCAGCTCGCGTAG
- a CDS encoding beta-galactosidase, translating to MRLGVCYYPEHWSPAMWRDDAARMKVLGIERVRIGEFAWSRIEPEPGVYRWDWLDEAVDILGSAGLQVVMCTPTATPPKWLIDQHPDILAIGADGRPRAFGSRRHYDFSSPSYFEAARVICEAVARRYGSHPAVAFWQTDNEYGCHHTVVSYSPAAARRFRGWLATRYGTIDALNEAWGTVFWSMEYRSFDEIDPPIGTVTEAHPSHRLDYRRFASDEVVRFNRMQTEIVRQHSPGRPIAHNFMQLFTEFDHYKVAADLDIASWDSYPLGALEEQWFAPEIKARFLRTGHPDFASFNHDVYRGMSKQPFWVMEQQPGPVNWAMWNPAPLPGMVRLWSWEAFAHGAGCVSYFRWRQAPFAQEQMHAGLNTPDNKLDIGGEEAARVAEEIRAVVAADGEPQVRSKVALVYDYEAKWLFEIHPQAADFHYPRFAFEYYSALRSLGLDVDVIPSDAPFDGYRMIVVPPLPVVADDFGARLVASGAQVVLGPRTGSKTRDLQIPANLPPGALADVLPIRVWRVDSIRPNVSVPVAGGDGAPQGTAHHWRDLLQAPSGIDVLARFDDGHPAFVRHGSLHYCASLFDDALTQRIFQQVARAAQLDAAPLAETVRVSRRGALTYVFNYGDTAYTIDNVRADAFVIGSSLVEPQGVAVFRAA from the coding sequence ATGCGTTTAGGAGTCTGCTATTACCCGGAACACTGGTCGCCCGCCATGTGGCGCGACGACGCCGCGCGCATGAAAGTGCTCGGCATCGAGCGCGTCCGTATCGGCGAATTTGCGTGGAGCCGCATCGAACCGGAACCGGGCGTATATCGATGGGACTGGCTCGATGAAGCGGTCGATATTCTCGGCTCGGCCGGCCTGCAGGTCGTGATGTGCACGCCGACCGCAACGCCGCCGAAGTGGTTGATCGACCAGCATCCGGATATTCTCGCGATCGGTGCCGACGGGCGGCCTCGTGCGTTCGGCTCGCGACGTCACTACGATTTCTCGTCGCCCTCGTACTTCGAGGCGGCACGCGTGATCTGCGAAGCGGTGGCGCGCCGCTATGGTTCGCATCCGGCCGTCGCGTTCTGGCAGACCGATAACGAATACGGTTGCCATCACACCGTGGTCAGCTATTCGCCTGCGGCGGCCAGGCGTTTTCGCGGCTGGCTCGCCACGCGCTACGGCACCATCGATGCGTTGAATGAAGCATGGGGCACAGTGTTCTGGAGCATGGAATACCGCAGCTTCGACGAAATCGATCCGCCCATCGGCACCGTGACGGAAGCGCATCCGTCGCATCGGCTCGACTATCGGCGGTTTGCGTCTGACGAAGTGGTGCGGTTCAACCGTATGCAGACGGAGATTGTGCGCCAGCATTCGCCGGGCCGTCCGATCGCGCATAACTTCATGCAACTGTTCACGGAATTCGATCACTACAAGGTCGCCGCCGATCTCGACATCGCAAGCTGGGACAGCTATCCGCTCGGGGCGCTCGAAGAGCAATGGTTCGCGCCTGAAATCAAGGCGCGCTTCCTGCGCACTGGCCATCCGGATTTCGCGTCGTTCAATCACGACGTGTATCGCGGCATGTCGAAGCAGCCGTTCTGGGTGATGGAGCAACAGCCGGGCCCGGTGAACTGGGCGATGTGGAATCCGGCGCCGCTGCCTGGCATGGTGCGTCTGTGGAGCTGGGAAGCGTTCGCGCACGGCGCAGGTTGTGTGTCGTATTTCCGCTGGCGGCAGGCGCCGTTCGCGCAGGAACAGATGCATGCAGGGCTGAACACGCCAGACAACAAACTCGACATCGGCGGTGAAGAGGCGGCGCGCGTGGCCGAGGAAATCCGTGCCGTCGTGGCGGCCGATGGTGAGCCGCAGGTCCGTTCGAAAGTCGCGCTGGTCTACGACTATGAGGCGAAGTGGCTCTTCGAGATCCATCCGCAGGCCGCCGATTTCCACTATCCGCGTTTCGCGTTCGAGTATTACTCGGCGCTGCGTTCGCTCGGTCTCGATGTCGACGTGATTCCGTCGGACGCGCCATTCGATGGCTACCGGATGATCGTCGTGCCGCCGCTGCCCGTTGTCGCCGATGACTTCGGCGCACGGCTCGTAGCGAGCGGTGCGCAGGTCGTGCTGGGTCCGCGTACCGGCTCGAAAACGCGCGATCTGCAGATTCCCGCGAACCTCCCGCCCGGCGCACTTGCCGATGTCCTGCCGATCCGCGTATGGCGTGTCGACTCGATCCGTCCGAACGTCAGCGTACCCGTAGCGGGCGGGGACGGCGCACCGCAAGGCACGGCGCACCACTGGCGCGACCTGTTGCAGGCACCATCCGGTATCGACGTGCTCGCGCGCTTCGACGATGGTCACCCGGCGTTCGTGCGGCACGGCTCGCTACACTACTGCGCGAGCCTCTTCGACGACGCACTGACGCAACGCATCTTCCAGCAGGTAGCCAGGGCGGCGCAACTCGATGCCGCGCCGCTCGCAGAGACGGTCCGTGTGAGCCGGCGTGGCGCGCTGACTTATGTTTTCAACTACGGCGATACCGCCTACACGATCGACAATGTCCGTGCGGACGCGTTCGTGATCGGGTCGTCGTTGGTCGAACCGCAGGGCGTGGCGGTTTTTCGCGCCGCATAA
- a CDS encoding extracellular solute-binding protein, with protein sequence MLLAAAGLTMIAGNIAHAGTLAVNIAFKGASQRAVWQSAIDDFKKAHPDIDVKVSFVDEEAYKVQLPGWLSTVAPDVVNWHDGERMAYYARRGLLEDLTNDWNRNNWNSMYASTKEASSYNGKQYAAPTVYYAWGMFYRKDLFEKAGITSEPKTWDEFLEASKKLKAAGITPVAVAGRDAWTLAGWFDYLDLRINGNAFHQKLMAGEVPYTDPRVKKVYTTWKQLIDDKVFIDNSLSYDLDAAQPFLFQGKAAMMLMGTFITGGFPADVKPKMGFFQFPIIDPKVPTAEDGPVESLHIPSKAKNKADAHTFLAFMETPEISAKLAQGLGSLPANSKSPEPDDPISKIGFQILSNTKGGIAQFYDRDMTKEMADEGMKGMQQFMSDPTKIDEILAQLETTRKRIYKK encoded by the coding sequence ATGCTGCTCGCAGCCGCGGGGCTAACGATGATTGCCGGCAACATTGCCCACGCGGGCACGCTCGCCGTCAACATCGCGTTCAAGGGCGCGAGCCAGCGGGCCGTCTGGCAATCTGCCATCGACGACTTCAAGAAGGCGCATCCGGATATCGACGTGAAGGTGTCGTTCGTCGATGAAGAGGCGTACAAGGTGCAGTTGCCCGGCTGGCTGTCGACGGTCGCACCGGACGTCGTGAACTGGCACGACGGCGAACGCATGGCGTACTACGCGCGACGTGGTCTGCTCGAGGACCTGACGAACGACTGGAACAGGAACAACTGGAACAGCATGTACGCGTCGACGAAGGAAGCGTCGTCGTATAACGGCAAGCAGTACGCGGCGCCGACCGTGTACTACGCGTGGGGCATGTTCTATCGCAAGGACCTGTTTGAAAAGGCGGGCATCACCAGCGAACCGAAGACGTGGGACGAGTTTCTTGAAGCATCGAAAAAGCTCAAGGCCGCTGGCATTACGCCCGTTGCCGTGGCAGGGCGCGACGCATGGACGCTCGCGGGCTGGTTCGATTACCTCGACCTGCGCATCAACGGCAATGCGTTCCATCAGAAGCTGATGGCGGGTGAAGTACCGTACACCGATCCGCGGGTGAAGAAGGTCTACACGACGTGGAAGCAGTTGATCGACGACAAGGTCTTCATCGACAACTCGCTGTCATACGATCTCGATGCGGCACAGCCGTTCCTGTTCCAGGGCAAGGCCGCGATGATGCTGATGGGCACGTTCATCACCGGTGGATTTCCGGCGGACGTGAAGCCGAAAATGGGCTTCTTCCAGTTCCCGATCATCGACCCGAAGGTTCCGACCGCTGAAGATGGCCCGGTCGAATCGCTGCATATTCCGTCGAAAGCGAAGAACAAGGCCGACGCCCACACGTTCCTCGCGTTCATGGAAACGCCCGAGATCAGCGCGAAACTTGCGCAGGGACTCGGTTCGCTGCCCGCGAACAGCAAGTCGCCGGAACCGGACGATCCGATTTCAAAGATCGGCTTCCAGATCCTGTCGAACACGAAGGGTGGCATCGCGCAGTTCTATGATCGTGATATGACCAAGGAAATGGCTGACGAAGGCATGAAGGGCATGCAGCAGTTCATGTCCGACCCGACGAAGATCGACGAAATCCTCGCTCAGCTCGAAACGACGCGCAAGCGGATCTACAAGAAGTAA